The following proteins come from a genomic window of Blastococcus sp. HT6-30:
- a CDS encoding ABC transporter permease has product MTGSTATTGGADAPAPPKDRSPAGANGKGPGLMAGPAGRQLGLVVALALLCIVGAVTAPERFVDIDNVLTILRLAAVIGVVSIGMTFVIIGGGIDLSVGALVALSSVWATTLATQQMAGNFHWIVMVLTAIAVGAGAGLVNGIVIAYGRIVAFIATLAMLAAARGLAEIIANRRTQIVQNQGFLDFFTGDVLGVPTLVVIWALVSIGGWVLLNRTTFGRHTFAVGGNAEAARLAGIRVQWHTLKLYVLSGITCGIAAVMLMARTTTGSSTHGTLLELEVIAAVVIGGTLLTGGRGTIVGTVLGVLIFTTLGNVFTLNNLSSSVQAVARGVIIVLAVLLQTRLAEGRGDGPGWLSRFRPGRGESSSGGPVAGGTPAGAVSGGSSVPGAPGGDRPGAGPTP; this is encoded by the coding sequence ATGACCGGCAGCACCGCGACGACCGGGGGCGCAGACGCACCCGCGCCGCCGAAGGACCGCTCACCCGCGGGCGCGAACGGGAAGGGTCCCGGTCTCATGGCCGGGCCGGCGGGGCGCCAGCTCGGCCTCGTCGTGGCCCTGGCCCTGCTGTGCATCGTGGGCGCGGTCACCGCGCCGGAACGGTTCGTGGACATCGACAACGTCCTGACCATCCTGCGGCTGGCCGCCGTCATCGGCGTGGTCAGCATCGGCATGACGTTCGTGATCATCGGCGGTGGCATCGACCTCTCGGTGGGCGCGCTGGTCGCTCTCAGCTCGGTGTGGGCCACGACGCTGGCCACCCAGCAGATGGCCGGAAATTTCCACTGGATCGTCATGGTGCTCACCGCGATCGCGGTGGGCGCCGGGGCGGGGTTGGTCAACGGCATCGTCATCGCCTACGGGCGGATCGTCGCCTTCATCGCCACCCTCGCCATGCTCGCTGCGGCCCGGGGCCTGGCCGAGATCATCGCCAATCGGCGGACCCAGATCGTGCAGAACCAGGGCTTCCTCGACTTCTTCACCGGCGACGTCCTCGGCGTGCCGACCCTGGTGGTCATCTGGGCGCTGGTCTCGATCGGCGGCTGGGTGCTGCTCAACCGGACGACGTTCGGCCGGCACACCTTCGCCGTCGGCGGCAACGCCGAGGCCGCGCGGCTGGCCGGCATCCGCGTGCAGTGGCACACCCTCAAGCTGTACGTGCTGTCGGGGATCACCTGCGGCATCGCCGCGGTGATGCTCATGGCGCGGACGACGACCGGCAGCTCGACCCACGGCACGCTCCTCGAGCTCGAAGTGATCGCCGCCGTCGTCATCGGCGGAACTCTGCTCACCGGTGGTCGCGGCACGATCGTCGGCACCGTCCTGGGCGTGCTGATCTTCACCACGCTGGGCAACGTCTTCACGCTCAACAACCTGTCCAGCTCCGTCCAGGCCGTCGCGCGCGGCGTGATCATCGTGCTCGCCGTCCTGCTGCAGACGCGGCTGGCCGAGGGGCGCGGGGACGGGCCCGGCTGGCTGTCCCGCTTCCGCCCCGGCCGAGGCGAATCGTCGTCCGGCGGCCCGGTCGCCGGCGGCACCCCGGCCGGCGCGGTGTCGGGCGGCTCCAGCGTCCCCGGTGCGCCGGGCGGCGACCGCCCCGGTGCCGGCCCCACCCCCTGA
- a CDS encoding ROK family transcriptional regulator yields MGEVPSLYDGFPERRAPADQATVRRTNLGLVLRHLSDHGPRSRARIAQETGLNKATVSSLVAELAERRLVTTGDVDRAGSVGRPGLTVHLDGSCVCGIGVELNVDYVAVVVPNLRGEVLVEQRLALDIPALGVEATLDAVAGVVTDAVVAAAAAGARPAGLTVAVAGLVRSSDGVVTLAPNIGWHDVAVLDGLRARLDVDFPIRVENDANLCAIAEWALGSEARSPDLVYLTGEVGVGGGVIVAGRLLRGAGGLSGEVGHTSLGDPDVVCGCGRRGCWETVVGMAALLRAAADPGDPVGDPARDLETRLAEVAARAEAGDARTLAALEQVGRSLGTGAAVLINLFNPGVVILGGYFAVLGRFLMEPLLAELEARVLAPGTAGARVVLSTLGFTAAVRGGAHVALESVLDDPTLVPVPELAPSGAGAG; encoded by the coding sequence ATGGGCGAGGTGCCGTCGCTGTACGACGGGTTCCCCGAGCGGCGCGCCCCGGCCGACCAGGCCACTGTGCGGCGCACCAACCTCGGCCTGGTCCTGCGCCACCTGAGCGACCACGGGCCCCGGTCCCGTGCGCGGATCGCCCAGGAGACCGGCCTGAACAAGGCGACGGTCTCCAGCCTCGTGGCCGAGCTCGCCGAGCGGCGGCTGGTCACCACCGGCGACGTCGACCGGGCGGGCTCGGTGGGCCGGCCCGGGCTCACCGTGCACCTGGACGGCAGCTGCGTCTGCGGCATCGGCGTGGAGCTGAACGTCGACTACGTGGCCGTGGTCGTGCCGAACCTGCGCGGCGAGGTCCTGGTGGAGCAGCGGCTCGCCCTGGACATCCCCGCGCTGGGTGTCGAGGCCACCCTCGACGCGGTGGCCGGCGTGGTGACCGACGCCGTCGTCGCGGCCGCCGCCGCGGGTGCCCGGCCGGCCGGGTTGACCGTGGCGGTCGCCGGACTGGTCCGCAGCTCCGACGGCGTGGTGACGCTGGCGCCCAACATCGGCTGGCACGACGTGGCCGTCCTCGACGGTCTGCGGGCCCGGCTGGACGTCGACTTCCCGATCAGGGTGGAGAACGACGCCAACCTCTGCGCGATCGCCGAGTGGGCCCTGGGCTCGGAGGCGCGCAGCCCTGATCTGGTGTACCTGACCGGTGAGGTCGGCGTCGGCGGCGGCGTGATCGTCGCCGGCCGGCTGCTGCGCGGCGCCGGCGGGCTCTCCGGCGAGGTGGGGCACACCTCGCTCGGCGACCCCGACGTCGTCTGCGGATGCGGGCGGCGGGGCTGCTGGGAGACCGTGGTCGGGATGGCCGCGCTGCTGCGTGCCGCCGCCGACCCGGGCGACCCGGTCGGCGACCCGGCGCGCGACCTGGAGACCCGTCTGGCGGAGGTGGCCGCCCGCGCCGAGGCCGGCGACGCCCGGACGCTCGCCGCGCTCGAGCAGGTCGGCCGGTCGCTCGGGACGGGCGCGGCCGTGCTCATCAACCTCTTCAACCCGGGGGTGGTCATCCTCGGCGGTTACTTCGCCGTCCTCGGGCGGTTCCTGATGGAGCCGCTCCTGGCCGAGCTCGAGGCCCGGGTCCTGGCGCCCGGCACAGCCGGGGCCCGGGTCGTGCTCTCCACCCTCGGCTTCACCGCCGCGGTCCGCGGGGGCGCCCACGTCGCCCTCGAGTCGGTCCTCGACGACCCCACGCTCGTCCCCGTGCCCGAGCTCGCACCGTCGGGTGCGGGCGCCGGGTGA
- a CDS encoding ROK family protein, whose amino-acid sequence MASTSASAGVLLRHVRTGRARSRADLVALTGASRNTVSARVDQLIAANLLEEGGRGWSTGGRPPTLLRFNSGAGCVLAVDLGVTSVDVAVTDLSAQILGTVGHPIDIAEGPARVLAEVDRLAQQVLAEVGFTAADVCAVGVGVPGPVEFSTGRPSHPPIMPGWHDHPIPSAFGRYECPVYVDNDVNVMALGEIGVAGSVQDVLVVKVGTGIGCGVIVDGRVYRGAQGSAGDIGHIHVAQPDGRTVVCRCGQENCLEAIAGGGALLRDAVAAGLPVQTVREVVRLAAQGDGVALELVRGAGRTIGTVLAALVNFFNPHRIVMTGGVAQAGVPLLAGIREAVYQRSMPLAARALEITVSEAPDLSGRVGAALMAIEEFLDEKSVQALAR is encoded by the coding sequence GTGGCGTCCACCTCAGCGTCTGCCGGCGTCCTGCTGCGTCATGTGCGAACCGGGCGGGCCCGCAGTCGGGCGGACCTGGTCGCGCTGACGGGCGCCTCCCGCAACACGGTGAGCGCGCGCGTCGACCAGCTGATCGCGGCCAACCTCCTCGAGGAGGGCGGGCGCGGCTGGAGCACCGGCGGACGCCCCCCGACGCTGCTGCGGTTCAACAGCGGCGCCGGGTGCGTGCTCGCCGTCGACCTGGGGGTGACCAGCGTCGACGTCGCGGTCACCGATCTCTCCGCCCAGATCCTGGGCACCGTCGGTCACCCCATCGACATCGCCGAGGGACCCGCGCGGGTGCTGGCGGAGGTCGACCGGCTGGCCCAGCAGGTGCTCGCCGAGGTGGGTTTCACGGCGGCCGACGTGTGTGCCGTGGGCGTCGGTGTGCCGGGGCCGGTCGAGTTCTCGACCGGGCGGCCCTCCCACCCGCCGATCATGCCGGGCTGGCACGACCACCCGATCCCCAGTGCCTTCGGCCGCTACGAGTGCCCGGTCTACGTCGACAACGACGTGAACGTCATGGCCCTGGGGGAGATCGGCGTCGCCGGCTCGGTGCAGGACGTGCTGGTCGTCAAGGTCGGCACCGGCATCGGCTGCGGCGTGATCGTCGACGGGCGGGTGTACCGGGGCGCGCAGGGCAGCGCCGGCGACATCGGGCACATCCACGTCGCCCAGCCGGACGGGCGGACCGTCGTCTGCCGGTGTGGCCAGGAGAACTGCCTGGAGGCGATCGCCGGTGGTGGCGCGCTGCTGCGCGACGCCGTCGCCGCGGGGCTCCCGGTGCAGACGGTCCGCGAGGTCGTGCGCCTGGCCGCCCAGGGGGACGGGGTGGCGCTCGAGCTGGTCCGCGGCGCCGGGCGCACGATCGGCACGGTGCTCGCCGCACTGGTCAACTTCTTCAACCCGCACCGGATCGTCATGACCGGTGGCGTGGCCCAGGCCGGGGTTCCGCTGCTCGCGGGCATCCGGGAGGCCGTCTACCAGCGCTCGATGCCGCTGGCCGCCCGCGCTTTGGAAATCACGGTGAGCGAGGCCCCCGACCTCTCCGGGCGCGTCGGTGCGGCCCTCATGGCCATCGAGGAGTTCCTCGACGAGAAGTCGGTCCAGGCCCTCGCGAGGTGA
- a CDS encoding sugar phosphate isomerase/epimerase family protein — translation MPRPVTLFTGQWADLPFEEMCRLASEWGYDGLEIACWGDHLDVERAANDDSYVADRLALLEKHGLKVFAISNHLNGQAVCDDPIDERHRGMVHPRVWGDGDPEGVRQRAAEEMKLTARAAAKLGVDVVVGFTGSKIWKTVAMFPPVPESMIEDGYRDFADRWNPILDVFDEVGVKFAHEVHPSEIAYDYWTTVRTLEAIGHREAFGLNWDPSHFVWQDLDPVGFLWDFKDRIYHVDCKDAKKQVGNGRNGRMGSHLPWADPRRGWDFVSTGHGDVPWEACFRMLNTIGYAGPISVEWEDAGMDRLVGAPEALEFVRRLAFDPPSAAFDAAFASGN, via the coding sequence ATGCCCCGTCCCGTCACCCTCTTCACCGGCCAGTGGGCCGATCTGCCCTTCGAGGAGATGTGCCGGCTGGCCTCCGAATGGGGCTACGACGGCCTGGAGATCGCCTGCTGGGGCGACCACCTCGACGTCGAGCGCGCCGCGAACGACGACTCCTACGTCGCCGACCGCCTCGCGCTGCTGGAGAAGCACGGCCTGAAGGTCTTCGCGATCTCCAACCACCTCAACGGCCAGGCGGTCTGCGACGACCCGATCGACGAGCGGCACCGCGGCATGGTGCACCCCCGCGTCTGGGGCGACGGCGACCCCGAGGGCGTCCGGCAGCGCGCGGCGGAGGAGATGAAGCTGACCGCCCGGGCGGCCGCGAAGCTCGGCGTCGACGTCGTCGTCGGCTTCACCGGCAGCAAGATCTGGAAGACCGTGGCGATGTTCCCGCCGGTCCCCGAGTCGATGATCGAGGACGGCTACCGCGACTTCGCCGACCGCTGGAACCCGATCCTCGACGTCTTCGACGAGGTCGGCGTGAAGTTCGCGCACGAGGTGCACCCGTCGGAGATCGCCTACGACTACTGGACGACGGTGCGCACCCTGGAGGCGATCGGGCACCGGGAGGCGTTCGGTCTGAACTGGGACCCGTCGCACTTCGTCTGGCAGGACCTCGACCCGGTGGGCTTCCTCTGGGACTTCAAGGACCGGATCTACCACGTCGACTGCAAGGACGCGAAGAAGCAGGTCGGCAACGGGCGCAACGGCCGGATGGGCTCGCACCTGCCGTGGGCGGATCCGCGGCGCGGCTGGGACTTCGTCTCCACCGGGCACGGCGACGTCCCGTGGGAGGCCTGCTTCCGGATGCTCAACACCATCGGCTACGCCGGGCCGATCTCGGTGGAGTGGGAGGACGCCGGCATGGACCGCCTGGTCGGTGCGCCGGAGGCCCTGGAGTTCGTCCGCCGGCTGGCCTTCGACCCGCCGTCGGCCGCCTTCGACGCCGCGTTCGCCAGCGGCAACTAG
- the xylA gene encoding xylose isomerase — MTDRFTPTKDDKFSFGLWTVGWQGVDVFGGAVRPPLDPVEAVHRLAELGAAAVTFHDDDLVPDDATRDTTLERFKKALAETGVGVEMATTNLFGAPVFKDGGFTANDRAVRRYAIAKVLRNIDLAAELGARTYVLWGGREGAESGGTKDVAAALDRYKEGLDVLCAYVREKGYDIRFALEPKPNEPRGDILLPTIGHAIAFINELEEPDRVGLNPEVGHEEMAGLNFAHGIGQALWHDKLFHVDLNGQHGPRFDQDLRFGAGNLRGAFWTVDTLLGAGSGKAYDGYLHFDYKPPRTEDMDGVWETARACMRNYLILREKVQAFRADPEVAEALEAARVGELAVPTLGQGESLDALRNEAHDPVALGERGLQFERLDQLAMEHLLGVR; from the coding sequence ATGACCGACCGATTCACCCCCACCAAGGACGACAAGTTCAGCTTCGGTCTCTGGACCGTGGGCTGGCAGGGCGTCGACGTCTTCGGCGGCGCCGTGCGCCCGCCGCTGGACCCGGTCGAGGCAGTCCACCGGCTCGCCGAGCTCGGCGCGGCCGCCGTGACGTTCCACGACGACGACCTGGTCCCCGACGACGCCACCCGCGACACCACCCTCGAGCGGTTCAAGAAGGCGCTGGCCGAGACCGGCGTGGGCGTCGAGATGGCGACCACCAACCTCTTCGGTGCCCCGGTCTTCAAGGACGGCGGCTTCACCGCCAACGACCGCGCCGTCCGCCGGTACGCGATCGCCAAGGTGCTGCGCAACATCGACCTCGCCGCCGAGCTCGGCGCGAGGACCTACGTGCTGTGGGGTGGCCGCGAGGGCGCGGAGTCCGGGGGCACCAAGGACGTCGCCGCCGCGCTCGACCGCTACAAGGAGGGGCTCGACGTCCTCTGCGCCTACGTGCGCGAGAAGGGCTACGACATCCGGTTCGCGCTGGAGCCCAAGCCCAACGAGCCGCGCGGCGACATCCTGCTGCCGACCATCGGGCACGCGATCGCCTTCATCAACGAGCTGGAGGAGCCCGACCGCGTCGGCCTCAACCCCGAGGTCGGGCACGAGGAGATGGCCGGGCTGAACTTCGCCCACGGCATCGGCCAGGCGCTGTGGCACGACAAGCTGTTCCACGTCGACCTCAACGGCCAGCACGGCCCGCGCTTCGACCAGGACCTGCGCTTCGGTGCGGGCAACCTGCGCGGCGCCTTCTGGACCGTCGACACCCTGCTGGGTGCCGGCTCCGGCAAGGCGTACGACGGCTACCTGCACTTCGACTACAAGCCGCCGCGGACCGAGGACATGGACGGCGTCTGGGAGACCGCCCGCGCCTGCATGCGCAACTACCTGATCCTGCGGGAGAAGGTGCAGGCGTTCCGGGCCGACCCGGAGGTCGCCGAGGCGCTGGAGGCCGCGCGCGTGGGGGAGCTCGCCGTCCCGACCCTGGGTCAGGGCGAGAGCCTCGACGCGCTGCGGAACGAGGCGCACGACCCGGTCGCGCTCGGCGAGCGCGGTCTGCAGTTCGAGCGGCTCGACCAGCTGGCCATGGAGCACCTGCTCGGCGTCCGCTGA
- a CDS encoding substrate-binding domain-containing protein, whose product MSTAVALAGAGALVAGCTSNEPASTGSGGGGGAGGTVASSNDEAGETVRIGFSAPAADHGWMAGISEAAQNAAGEFEDIDLIMAEGTNDVSTQISQVETFINEGVDAIVLLPFDGAAMTPVALQAMEAGIPVINVDREFNSPFAARATVLGDNYGMGVSAGTYICEQVGDNPDAVVAEIAGIDSLPLTQDRSQGFADALAECGLDVDNRVAADFTVEGGEEAAANLLQAAPQIDALWNHDDDQGVGVLAAIQNAGRDEFIMIGGAGSANAMREIQSGDSVLQATVIYPHTQAADGIRLARLIAQDKSMSDLVSPDVPREIVLNAPVVTAENVEDYIGRAFES is encoded by the coding sequence ATGTCCACCGCGGTCGCCCTGGCCGGCGCCGGCGCCCTCGTGGCCGGCTGCACCAGCAACGAGCCGGCGAGCACCGGCTCCGGCGGCGGTGGCGGCGCTGGCGGCACCGTGGCCAGCTCCAACGACGAGGCCGGTGAGACCGTCCGCATCGGCTTCTCGGCGCCGGCCGCCGACCACGGCTGGATGGCCGGCATCTCGGAGGCGGCGCAGAACGCGGCCGGCGAGTTCGAGGACATCGACCTGATCATGGCCGAGGGCACCAACGACGTCAGCACGCAGATCAGCCAGGTGGAGACCTTCATCAACGAGGGCGTCGACGCGATCGTGCTGCTGCCCTTCGACGGCGCCGCGATGACGCCGGTAGCGCTGCAGGCCATGGAGGCCGGCATCCCGGTCATCAACGTCGACCGCGAGTTCAACAGCCCGTTCGCCGCCCGCGCCACCGTCCTGGGCGACAACTACGGCATGGGTGTCTCCGCCGGCACCTACATCTGCGAGCAGGTGGGCGACAACCCCGACGCGGTCGTCGCCGAGATCGCCGGCATCGACTCCCTGCCGCTGACCCAGGACCGCAGCCAGGGCTTCGCCGACGCGCTGGCCGAGTGCGGGCTCGACGTCGACAACCGCGTGGCAGCGGACTTCACGGTGGAGGGCGGCGAGGAGGCCGCGGCCAACCTGCTCCAGGCCGCACCGCAGATCGACGCCCTGTGGAACCACGACGACGACCAGGGTGTCGGCGTGCTGGCCGCCATCCAGAACGCCGGCCGCGACGAGTTCATCATGATCGGCGGCGCCGGTTCGGCGAACGCCATGCGGGAGATCCAGTCCGGTGACTCGGTGCTGCAGGCGACCGTCATCTACCCGCACACCCAGGCCGCCGACGGCATCCGCCTGGCCCGCCTGATCGCCCAGGACAAGTCGATGTCGGACCTGGTCTCGCCCGACGTGCCGCGGGAGATCGTGCTCAACGCCCCGGTCGTCACGGCCGAGAACGTCGAGGACTACATCGGCCGCGCGTTCGAGTCCTGA
- a CDS encoding sugar ABC transporter ATP-binding protein, with protein sequence MSAVAGAPVGQVGAVGAPLLAMHGIVKTFPGVRALDGVDLDVRAGEVHCLLGQNGAGKSTLIKVLAGAHQPDGGRIEWRGEPVALTNPQAAMSHGIATIYQELDLVAGLTVADNIFLGRERSRFGLTRPAPANEAAAQLLTRLGHPEIPPTAEVGSLSAAAQQMVSMARALSQDAQLIVMDEPSAVLDNEEVQHLFEVIRDLTRDGVAVVYISHRLEEIREVGDRITVLKDGRTVATGLPVRDTSTRQVIELMTGRDIEYVFPERRTVPAAEPLLSVRDLSLRGTFRNVSFDVRPGEVVGLAGLVGSGRSEILETVYGARRATGGTVSVAGQRLRPGSVAAAVSAGVGLAPEERKSQALLLGDAVYRNISIASLARFARGGFLSGSAEKDAADEQVRALDVRPADVTREVRTLSGGNQQKVVLARWLLRDCRVLLLDEPTRGVDVGARSEIYALIRDLADRGVAVVVVSSEIPEVLGLADRVLVISDGSVVAEQPAEALDEHTVLDLVMEGTVGPLQRGDRQQATAQPHEGDVA encoded by the coding sequence GTGAGCGCAGTGGCCGGTGCACCGGTGGGGCAGGTCGGCGCGGTAGGTGCGCCGCTGCTGGCGATGCACGGGATCGTCAAGACCTTCCCGGGGGTGCGCGCGCTCGACGGCGTCGACCTCGACGTGCGGGCGGGCGAGGTGCACTGCCTGCTCGGTCAGAACGGCGCCGGGAAGTCGACCTTGATCAAGGTGCTCGCGGGAGCGCACCAGCCCGACGGCGGCCGGATCGAGTGGCGCGGCGAGCCCGTCGCCCTGACCAACCCCCAGGCGGCGATGTCGCACGGCATCGCCACCATCTACCAGGAGCTCGACCTGGTGGCCGGCCTCACCGTGGCCGACAACATCTTCCTCGGCCGTGAGCGTTCGCGGTTCGGCCTCACCCGTCCGGCCCCGGCCAACGAGGCCGCCGCGCAGCTGCTGACCCGGCTGGGCCACCCGGAGATCCCTCCCACCGCCGAGGTCGGCTCGCTGTCCGCGGCCGCGCAGCAGATGGTCAGCATGGCCCGGGCGCTGTCGCAGGACGCCCAGCTGATCGTCATGGACGAGCCCTCGGCGGTGCTCGACAACGAAGAGGTCCAGCACCTGTTCGAGGTCATCCGCGACCTGACCCGCGACGGCGTCGCGGTCGTCTACATCTCCCACCGCCTCGAGGAGATCCGCGAGGTGGGCGACCGGATCACCGTCCTCAAGGACGGGCGCACCGTGGCCACCGGGCTGCCCGTGCGGGACACCTCCACCCGCCAGGTGATCGAGCTCATGACCGGCCGCGACATCGAGTACGTCTTCCCCGAGCGCCGGACGGTTCCGGCGGCGGAGCCGCTGCTCTCGGTGCGCGACCTGAGCCTGCGCGGCACGTTCCGGAACGTGTCGTTCGACGTGCGGCCGGGTGAGGTGGTCGGCCTGGCCGGCCTCGTCGGATCCGGGCGGTCGGAGATCCTCGAGACCGTCTACGGCGCGCGCCGGGCCACCGGCGGCACCGTCTCCGTGGCCGGACAGCGACTGCGCCCGGGCAGCGTCGCCGCCGCGGTGTCCGCCGGGGTGGGGCTGGCCCCCGAGGAGCGCAAGAGCCAGGCGCTGCTGCTGGGCGACGCCGTCTACCGCAACATCAGCATCGCCAGCCTGGCCCGCTTCGCCCGCGGCGGCTTCCTCTCCGGCAGCGCCGAGAAGGACGCCGCCGACGAGCAGGTCCGCGCCCTCGACGTCCGACCCGCCGACGTCACCCGCGAGGTGCGGACGCTGTCCGGCGGCAACCAGCAGAAGGTCGTGCTCGCCCGCTGGCTGCTGCGCGACTGCCGGGTGCTGCTCCTCGACGAGCCGACCCGCGGGGTGGACGTCGGTGCCCGCTCGGAGATCTACGCGCTGATCCGCGACCTGGCCGACCGCGGGGTCGCCGTCGTCGTGGTCTCCAGCGAGATCCCGGAGGTCCTCGGCCTCGCCGACCGGGTGCTGGTGATCTCCGACGGCTCGGTCGTCGCCGAGCAACCGGCCGAGGCGCTCGACGAGCACACCGTGCTCGACCTCGTCATGGAGGGAACGGTCGGCCCGCTCCAGCGCGGTGACCGGCAGCAGGCCACCGCACAGCCGCACGAAGGGGACGTGGCATGA
- a CDS encoding Gfo/Idh/MocA family oxidoreductase, producing the protein MTPTLGVGLIGYAFMGAAHSHAWRTAPHFFDLPLRPELTVLAGRDAAKVGEAAGKLGWSSTETDWRAVIAREDVDLVDVCTPGNTHAEIAIAALEAGKHVLCEKPLANTVAEAEAMAEAAAKAATRGVRAMVGFTYRRVPAIGLARKLVAEGRLGEIRHVRAQYLQDWIADPSAPMSWRLEKDKAGSGALGDIGAHVVDLTQYITGQALTGVSATLETFVKERPLPAASGSLSGVGGEGTGQVTVDDAAVFLGRFTGGALGVFEATRFALGRKNGIRIEINGSAGSLAFDFEDMNVLQFFDGSEPAETAGFRRIIVTEPEHPYVGAWWPAGHGLGYEHGFTHQVVDLVTAIAAGQDPAPSFADGLQVQRVLDAVERSAANTSAWTDIPS; encoded by the coding sequence ATGACCCCCACCCTCGGCGTCGGCCTGATCGGCTACGCCTTCATGGGCGCGGCGCACTCGCACGCGTGGCGCACCGCCCCCCACTTCTTCGACCTGCCGCTGCGGCCTGAGCTGACCGTGCTGGCCGGGCGGGACGCCGCCAAGGTCGGCGAGGCCGCCGGCAAGCTGGGCTGGTCGAGCACCGAGACCGACTGGCGCGCGGTGATCGCGCGCGAGGACGTCGACCTGGTCGACGTCTGCACGCCCGGGAACACCCACGCCGAGATCGCTATCGCCGCGCTCGAGGCCGGCAAGCACGTCCTCTGCGAGAAGCCGCTGGCCAACACCGTCGCGGAGGCCGAGGCGATGGCCGAGGCGGCGGCGAAGGCCGCCACCCGCGGCGTCCGGGCGATGGTCGGCTTCACCTACCGGCGGGTGCCCGCGATCGGCCTGGCGCGGAAGCTCGTCGCCGAGGGCCGGCTCGGCGAGATCCGGCACGTCCGGGCGCAGTACCTGCAGGACTGGATCGCCGACCCGTCCGCCCCCATGTCCTGGCGGCTGGAGAAGGACAAGGCCGGCTCCGGCGCGCTCGGCGACATCGGCGCGCACGTCGTCGACCTGACGCAGTACATCACCGGCCAGGCGCTGACCGGGGTGAGCGCGACGCTGGAGACCTTCGTGAAGGAGCGCCCGCTGCCCGCGGCGTCCGGATCGCTGTCCGGCGTGGGCGGGGAGGGGACCGGGCAGGTGACCGTGGACGACGCCGCGGTCTTCCTCGGGCGGTTCACCGGCGGTGCCCTGGGCGTCTTCGAGGCGACCCGGTTCGCCCTGGGCCGCAAGAACGGCATCCGGATCGAGATCAACGGCTCGGCCGGCAGCCTGGCCTTCGACTTCGAGGACATGAACGTCCTGCAGTTCTTCGACGGCAGCGAGCCGGCGGAGACGGCGGGCTTCCGCCGGATCATCGTCACCGAGCCCGAGCACCCCTACGTCGGTGCCTGGTGGCCGGCCGGGCACGGGCTGGGCTACGAGCACGGGTTCACCCACCAGGTCGTCGACCTGGTCACCGCGATCGCGGCTGGGCAGGATCCGGCCCCGTCGTTCGCCGACGGGCTGCAGGTGCAGCGGGTCCTCGACGCCGTCGAGCGCAGCGCCGCCAACACGTCCGCCTGGACCGACATCCCCTCATGA